In one window of Osmia lignaria lignaria isolate PbOS001 chromosome 11, iyOsmLign1, whole genome shotgun sequence DNA:
- the wfs1 gene encoding wolframin ER transmembrane glycoprotein wfs1 isoform X3, translating to MKNGPRGSLRRLRSQLAEDGCPESQVVLAKQLLEERCDLDVDKEENAKLGVYWLTKASEQGNLEATDILRKCLATGRGITEHNYYDVKNCLDMTQDEKLARRAAREMFTSLSNGEDFITTEQLQRRMRDLGSNSSNASYSGSHNILHSNSQKDLNDSLNDKFPKNGLPEGSVPKKDEEKENDVHDWMDHRGEKLTEAALVSAAASYARGMLPIVSHALCMVDSSQMVLDTIPLLQRPLMHPFASLKRLYIWLIETLGQRGMSIKKILFTSNVHILLLLLLYSLFGTESLILFIPMALYYLSFVVMVIATFQMLQRKREFNNFRVWSGLFLSYSGGNLNPEEAEYQFCCNNLKPYGHFFLALLLNLMTYPIIAHQWTPQSEFTIIAVALTLVTLLNFVWKDSSKVPDLLALFSFGVHVLAKYPYETDIVVAQGWRFLDIRVPTFASYVVGNGIEFCLNFRAVFYLLIPAVFAKMAARDNWRGTYQTLIPHCVSLSWWQIAIFSSQGATWYGLIRGALALVGMVLFLPLAGLASVILPIVAAAKYLSESDLAMRIAVTALLGGMPFLASWYVKKTRAPKFNWIITVVQLFMGVGAGMFLSWPLIMEYKQESDAYEVISTLSWEQYQNHCHQPAWEELSSKAQVQIQCADLEGIFISWEGYVTNIKLKSIKNNIAVIFDKLPENVRNTVSCMYGEPYLNSCESSDHVRQENCKQFARIQKRKNKCHFPAWNRYEFEITVKMKSGMWGNNAEILLIADHSFTNFSLNIYPGDKIWFSGTLLNSGLEEESLLGGSEPHIGLEEIGCLACHSTHLKSQKRYNYHITFSSTLSDLYLGVKTVLNFLFNPIVMFK from the exons ATGAAAA ATGGACCACGAGGTTCTCTTAGAAGATTACGGTCTCAGCTGGCTGAAGATGGCTGTCCTGAATCTCAAGTAGTTTTAGCTAAACAACTTTTGGAAGAAAGATGTG ACCTAGATgttgataaagaagaaaatgcaaaattagGTGTATATTGGCTAACAAAAGCTTCAGAACAAGGAAACTTGGAAGCAACAGACATTCTTAGAAAATGCTTAGCTACTGGTCGTGGTATTACAGAACATAATTATTATGATGTAAAAAATTGCCTGGATATGACTCAAGATGAAAAACTAGCCAGAAGAGCAGCCAGAGAAATGTTTACTag TCTTTCAAATGGTGAAGATTTTATCACAACAGAGCAGCTACAAAGACGTATGAGGGATTTAGGATCAAATTCATCTAATGCAAGTTATTCTGGTTCCCATAATATCTTGCACAGTAACTCACAAAAGGATCTGAACGACTCTCTAAATGATAAGTTTCCCAAAAATGGTCTTCCTGAAGGTTCAGTACCtaaaaaagatgaagaaaaagaaaatgatgtcCATG ATTGGATGGATCACAGAGGAGAGAAACTCACAGAAGCAGCTCTGGTTTCTGCTGCTGCTAGTTATGCTCGCGGTATGCTTCCAATTGTTTCACATGCTCTGTGTATGGTAGACTCATCTCAAATGGTATTAGATACTATACCGTTACTACAAAGGCCTCTTATGCATCCTTTTGCATCTCTAAAACGTCTTTATATTTGGTTGATAGAAACGTTAGGTCAAAGAGGAATGtcgattaaaaaaattctttttacatcgaatgtacatatattgttGTTACTTTTACTATATTCGTTGTTTGGCACAGAAAGCCTCATACTTTTTATACCAATGGCTCTATACTATTTATCTTTCGTAGTGATGGTTATCGCTACTTTTCAAATGTTACAACGAAAACgcgaatttaataatttccgCGTTTGGTCTGGTTTGTTTCTCAGTTACTCCGGTGGTAATTTAAATCCTGAAGAAGCAGAATACCAATTTTGTTGCAATAATCTGAAACCCTATGGTCATTTCTTCCTTGctttacttttaaatttaatgACCTATCCCATCATAGCGCATCAGTGGACACCACAGTCAGAATTTACCATCATAGCGGTCGCGTTAACGTTAGTGACGCTGTTGAATTTCGTGTGGAAAGATTCATCTAAGGTTCCAGATCTTTTAGCTCTGTTTAGTTTCGGTGTTCATGTTCTTGCAAAATATCCATACGAAACCGATATCGTAGTCGCACAGGGCTGGAGATTCTTAGACATAAGAGTACCAACGTTTGCTTCTTACGTCGTCGGTAATGGTattgaattttgtttaaattttcgtGCCGTGTTCTATCTTTTAATTCCAGCGGTGTTTGCAAAAATGGCTGCTAGGGATAATTGGCGAGGAACTTATCAAACGTTAATACCTCATTGCGTTAGTTTAAGTTGGTGGCAAATAGCGATATTTAGTTCTCAAGGTGCAACATGGTATGGCTTAATTAGAGGTGCTCTCGCTTTAGTCGGTATGGTTCTCTTTTTGCCACTCGCTGGTTTGGCGTCTGTTATTTTACCAATTGTTGCTGCTGCCAAGTATTTATCGGAAAGCGATTTAGCAATGAGGATAGCTGTGACCGCTTTATTGGGAGGAATGCCATTTCTTGCCTCGTGGTATGTAAAGAAAACTCGAGCTCCAAAATTCAATTGGATCATCACTGTTGTCCAG TTATTCATGGGTGTCGGCGCTGGTATGTTTTTATCCTGGCCATTGATAATGGAGTATAAACAAGAATCTGATGCCTATGAAGTTATTTCTACCCTTTCATGGGAACAGTATCAGAACCATTGTCATCAACCTGCATGGGAAGAATTATCATCCAAGGCCCAGGTGCAAATTCAGTGTGCGGATTTAGAAGgaatatttatctcatgggaaggttacgtaacgaatattaaattaaaatcgataaaaaataatattgcagTGATATTTGATAAACTACCTGAGAACGTTAGAAACACAGTCAGTTGTATGTACGGCGAGCCGTATTTAAACTCTTGCGAATCGAGCGATCATGTACGACAGGAAAATTGTAAACAGTTTGCGCGGATTCAGAAACGGAAAAATAAATGTCATTTCCCCGCGTGGAATCGGTATGAATTTGAAATTACGGTGAAAATGAAAAGCGGTATGTGGGGCAACAATGCGGAGATTCTCCTCATAGCGGATCATTCTTTTACCAATTTTAGTTTGAACATATATCCAGGCGATAAGATTTGGTTTTCTGGTACACTGTTAAACAGTGGCTTAGAAGAAGAGTCTTTACTTGGTGGTTCAGAACCTCACATTGGATTAGAGGAAATTGGTTGCCTCGCTTGTCATTCTACCCATTTAAAATCTCAGAAACGCTATAATTATCATATAACGTTCAGTTCGACGTTAAGTGATCTTTATTTAGGCGTAAAAACTGTTTTAAATTTTCTGTTCAATCCTATCGTGATGTTCAAATAA
- the wfs1 gene encoding wolframin ER transmembrane glycoprotein wfs1 isoform X2 — protein sequence MAGIVPLSGRSGRKQWTLHDGPRGSLRRLRSQLAEDGCPESQVVLAKQLLEERYLDVDKEENAKLGVYWLTKASEQGNLEATDILRKCLATGRGITEHNYYDVKNCLDMTQDEKLARRAAREMFTSLSNGEDFITTEQLQRRMRDLGSNSSNASYSGSHNILHSNSQKDLNDSLNDKFPKNGLPEGSVPKKDEEKENDVHDWMDHRGEKLTEAALVSAAASYARGMLPIVSHALCMVDSSQMVLDTIPLLQRPLMHPFASLKRLYIWLIETLGQRGMSIKKILFTSNVHILLLLLLYSLFGTESLILFIPMALYYLSFVVMVIATFQMLQRKREFNNFRVWSGLFLSYSGGNLNPEEAEYQFCCNNLKPYGHFFLALLLNLMTYPIIAHQWTPQSEFTIIAVALTLVTLLNFVWKDSSKVPDLLALFSFGVHVLAKYPYETDIVVAQGWRFLDIRVPTFASYVVGNGIEFCLNFRAVFYLLIPAVFAKMAARDNWRGTYQTLIPHCVSLSWWQIAIFSSQGATWYGLIRGALALVGMVLFLPLAGLASVILPIVAAAKYLSESDLAMRIAVTALLGGMPFLASWYVKKTRAPKFNWIITVVQLFMGVGAGMFLSWPLIMEYKQESDAYEVISTLSWEQYQNHCHQPAWEELSSKAQVQIQCADLEGIFISWEGYVTNIKLKSIKNNIAVIFDKLPENVRNTVSCMYGEPYLNSCESSDHVRQENCKQFARIQKRKNKCHFPAWNRYEFEITVKMKSGMWGNNAEILLIADHSFTNFSLNIYPGDKIWFSGTLLNSGLEEESLLGGSEPHIGLEEIGCLACHSTHLKSQKRYNYHITFSSTLSDLYLGVKTVLNFLFNPIVMFK from the exons ATGGCTGGTATTGTTCCATTGTCTGGTAGATCTGGCAGAAAACAATGGACACTACACG ATGGACCACGAGGTTCTCTTAGAAGATTACGGTCTCAGCTGGCTGAAGATGGCTGTCCTGAATCTCAAGTAGTTTTAGCTAAACAACTTTTGGAAGAAAGAT ACCTAGATgttgataaagaagaaaatgcaaaattagGTGTATATTGGCTAACAAAAGCTTCAGAACAAGGAAACTTGGAAGCAACAGACATTCTTAGAAAATGCTTAGCTACTGGTCGTGGTATTACAGAACATAATTATTATGATGTAAAAAATTGCCTGGATATGACTCAAGATGAAAAACTAGCCAGAAGAGCAGCCAGAGAAATGTTTACTag TCTTTCAAATGGTGAAGATTTTATCACAACAGAGCAGCTACAAAGACGTATGAGGGATTTAGGATCAAATTCATCTAATGCAAGTTATTCTGGTTCCCATAATATCTTGCACAGTAACTCACAAAAGGATCTGAACGACTCTCTAAATGATAAGTTTCCCAAAAATGGTCTTCCTGAAGGTTCAGTACCtaaaaaagatgaagaaaaagaaaatgatgtcCATG ATTGGATGGATCACAGAGGAGAGAAACTCACAGAAGCAGCTCTGGTTTCTGCTGCTGCTAGTTATGCTCGCGGTATGCTTCCAATTGTTTCACATGCTCTGTGTATGGTAGACTCATCTCAAATGGTATTAGATACTATACCGTTACTACAAAGGCCTCTTATGCATCCTTTTGCATCTCTAAAACGTCTTTATATTTGGTTGATAGAAACGTTAGGTCAAAGAGGAATGtcgattaaaaaaattctttttacatcgaatgtacatatattgttGTTACTTTTACTATATTCGTTGTTTGGCACAGAAAGCCTCATACTTTTTATACCAATGGCTCTATACTATTTATCTTTCGTAGTGATGGTTATCGCTACTTTTCAAATGTTACAACGAAAACgcgaatttaataatttccgCGTTTGGTCTGGTTTGTTTCTCAGTTACTCCGGTGGTAATTTAAATCCTGAAGAAGCAGAATACCAATTTTGTTGCAATAATCTGAAACCCTATGGTCATTTCTTCCTTGctttacttttaaatttaatgACCTATCCCATCATAGCGCATCAGTGGACACCACAGTCAGAATTTACCATCATAGCGGTCGCGTTAACGTTAGTGACGCTGTTGAATTTCGTGTGGAAAGATTCATCTAAGGTTCCAGATCTTTTAGCTCTGTTTAGTTTCGGTGTTCATGTTCTTGCAAAATATCCATACGAAACCGATATCGTAGTCGCACAGGGCTGGAGATTCTTAGACATAAGAGTACCAACGTTTGCTTCTTACGTCGTCGGTAATGGTattgaattttgtttaaattttcgtGCCGTGTTCTATCTTTTAATTCCAGCGGTGTTTGCAAAAATGGCTGCTAGGGATAATTGGCGAGGAACTTATCAAACGTTAATACCTCATTGCGTTAGTTTAAGTTGGTGGCAAATAGCGATATTTAGTTCTCAAGGTGCAACATGGTATGGCTTAATTAGAGGTGCTCTCGCTTTAGTCGGTATGGTTCTCTTTTTGCCACTCGCTGGTTTGGCGTCTGTTATTTTACCAATTGTTGCTGCTGCCAAGTATTTATCGGAAAGCGATTTAGCAATGAGGATAGCTGTGACCGCTTTATTGGGAGGAATGCCATTTCTTGCCTCGTGGTATGTAAAGAAAACTCGAGCTCCAAAATTCAATTGGATCATCACTGTTGTCCAG TTATTCATGGGTGTCGGCGCTGGTATGTTTTTATCCTGGCCATTGATAATGGAGTATAAACAAGAATCTGATGCCTATGAAGTTATTTCTACCCTTTCATGGGAACAGTATCAGAACCATTGTCATCAACCTGCATGGGAAGAATTATCATCCAAGGCCCAGGTGCAAATTCAGTGTGCGGATTTAGAAGgaatatttatctcatgggaaggttacgtaacgaatattaaattaaaatcgataaaaaataatattgcagTGATATTTGATAAACTACCTGAGAACGTTAGAAACACAGTCAGTTGTATGTACGGCGAGCCGTATTTAAACTCTTGCGAATCGAGCGATCATGTACGACAGGAAAATTGTAAACAGTTTGCGCGGATTCAGAAACGGAAAAATAAATGTCATTTCCCCGCGTGGAATCGGTATGAATTTGAAATTACGGTGAAAATGAAAAGCGGTATGTGGGGCAACAATGCGGAGATTCTCCTCATAGCGGATCATTCTTTTACCAATTTTAGTTTGAACATATATCCAGGCGATAAGATTTGGTTTTCTGGTACACTGTTAAACAGTGGCTTAGAAGAAGAGTCTTTACTTGGTGGTTCAGAACCTCACATTGGATTAGAGGAAATTGGTTGCCTCGCTTGTCATTCTACCCATTTAAAATCTCAGAAACGCTATAATTATCATATAACGTTCAGTTCGACGTTAAGTGATCTTTATTTAGGCGTAAAAACTGTTTTAAATTTTCTGTTCAATCCTATCGTGATGTTCAAATAA
- the wfs1 gene encoding wolframin ER transmembrane glycoprotein wfs1 isoform X4, giving the protein MKNGPRGSLRRLRSQLAEDGCPESQVVLAKQLLEERYLDVDKEENAKLGVYWLTKASEQGNLEATDILRKCLATGRGITEHNYYDVKNCLDMTQDEKLARRAAREMFTSLSNGEDFITTEQLQRRMRDLGSNSSNASYSGSHNILHSNSQKDLNDSLNDKFPKNGLPEGSVPKKDEEKENDVHDWMDHRGEKLTEAALVSAAASYARGMLPIVSHALCMVDSSQMVLDTIPLLQRPLMHPFASLKRLYIWLIETLGQRGMSIKKILFTSNVHILLLLLLYSLFGTESLILFIPMALYYLSFVVMVIATFQMLQRKREFNNFRVWSGLFLSYSGGNLNPEEAEYQFCCNNLKPYGHFFLALLLNLMTYPIIAHQWTPQSEFTIIAVALTLVTLLNFVWKDSSKVPDLLALFSFGVHVLAKYPYETDIVVAQGWRFLDIRVPTFASYVVGNGIEFCLNFRAVFYLLIPAVFAKMAARDNWRGTYQTLIPHCVSLSWWQIAIFSSQGATWYGLIRGALALVGMVLFLPLAGLASVILPIVAAAKYLSESDLAMRIAVTALLGGMPFLASWYVKKTRAPKFNWIITVVQLFMGVGAGMFLSWPLIMEYKQESDAYEVISTLSWEQYQNHCHQPAWEELSSKAQVQIQCADLEGIFISWEGYVTNIKLKSIKNNIAVIFDKLPENVRNTVSCMYGEPYLNSCESSDHVRQENCKQFARIQKRKNKCHFPAWNRYEFEITVKMKSGMWGNNAEILLIADHSFTNFSLNIYPGDKIWFSGTLLNSGLEEESLLGGSEPHIGLEEIGCLACHSTHLKSQKRYNYHITFSSTLSDLYLGVKTVLNFLFNPIVMFK; this is encoded by the exons ATGAAAA ATGGACCACGAGGTTCTCTTAGAAGATTACGGTCTCAGCTGGCTGAAGATGGCTGTCCTGAATCTCAAGTAGTTTTAGCTAAACAACTTTTGGAAGAAAGAT ACCTAGATgttgataaagaagaaaatgcaaaattagGTGTATATTGGCTAACAAAAGCTTCAGAACAAGGAAACTTGGAAGCAACAGACATTCTTAGAAAATGCTTAGCTACTGGTCGTGGTATTACAGAACATAATTATTATGATGTAAAAAATTGCCTGGATATGACTCAAGATGAAAAACTAGCCAGAAGAGCAGCCAGAGAAATGTTTACTag TCTTTCAAATGGTGAAGATTTTATCACAACAGAGCAGCTACAAAGACGTATGAGGGATTTAGGATCAAATTCATCTAATGCAAGTTATTCTGGTTCCCATAATATCTTGCACAGTAACTCACAAAAGGATCTGAACGACTCTCTAAATGATAAGTTTCCCAAAAATGGTCTTCCTGAAGGTTCAGTACCtaaaaaagatgaagaaaaagaaaatgatgtcCATG ATTGGATGGATCACAGAGGAGAGAAACTCACAGAAGCAGCTCTGGTTTCTGCTGCTGCTAGTTATGCTCGCGGTATGCTTCCAATTGTTTCACATGCTCTGTGTATGGTAGACTCATCTCAAATGGTATTAGATACTATACCGTTACTACAAAGGCCTCTTATGCATCCTTTTGCATCTCTAAAACGTCTTTATATTTGGTTGATAGAAACGTTAGGTCAAAGAGGAATGtcgattaaaaaaattctttttacatcgaatgtacatatattgttGTTACTTTTACTATATTCGTTGTTTGGCACAGAAAGCCTCATACTTTTTATACCAATGGCTCTATACTATTTATCTTTCGTAGTGATGGTTATCGCTACTTTTCAAATGTTACAACGAAAACgcgaatttaataatttccgCGTTTGGTCTGGTTTGTTTCTCAGTTACTCCGGTGGTAATTTAAATCCTGAAGAAGCAGAATACCAATTTTGTTGCAATAATCTGAAACCCTATGGTCATTTCTTCCTTGctttacttttaaatttaatgACCTATCCCATCATAGCGCATCAGTGGACACCACAGTCAGAATTTACCATCATAGCGGTCGCGTTAACGTTAGTGACGCTGTTGAATTTCGTGTGGAAAGATTCATCTAAGGTTCCAGATCTTTTAGCTCTGTTTAGTTTCGGTGTTCATGTTCTTGCAAAATATCCATACGAAACCGATATCGTAGTCGCACAGGGCTGGAGATTCTTAGACATAAGAGTACCAACGTTTGCTTCTTACGTCGTCGGTAATGGTattgaattttgtttaaattttcgtGCCGTGTTCTATCTTTTAATTCCAGCGGTGTTTGCAAAAATGGCTGCTAGGGATAATTGGCGAGGAACTTATCAAACGTTAATACCTCATTGCGTTAGTTTAAGTTGGTGGCAAATAGCGATATTTAGTTCTCAAGGTGCAACATGGTATGGCTTAATTAGAGGTGCTCTCGCTTTAGTCGGTATGGTTCTCTTTTTGCCACTCGCTGGTTTGGCGTCTGTTATTTTACCAATTGTTGCTGCTGCCAAGTATTTATCGGAAAGCGATTTAGCAATGAGGATAGCTGTGACCGCTTTATTGGGAGGAATGCCATTTCTTGCCTCGTGGTATGTAAAGAAAACTCGAGCTCCAAAATTCAATTGGATCATCACTGTTGTCCAG TTATTCATGGGTGTCGGCGCTGGTATGTTTTTATCCTGGCCATTGATAATGGAGTATAAACAAGAATCTGATGCCTATGAAGTTATTTCTACCCTTTCATGGGAACAGTATCAGAACCATTGTCATCAACCTGCATGGGAAGAATTATCATCCAAGGCCCAGGTGCAAATTCAGTGTGCGGATTTAGAAGgaatatttatctcatgggaaggttacgtaacgaatattaaattaaaatcgataaaaaataatattgcagTGATATTTGATAAACTACCTGAGAACGTTAGAAACACAGTCAGTTGTATGTACGGCGAGCCGTATTTAAACTCTTGCGAATCGAGCGATCATGTACGACAGGAAAATTGTAAACAGTTTGCGCGGATTCAGAAACGGAAAAATAAATGTCATTTCCCCGCGTGGAATCGGTATGAATTTGAAATTACGGTGAAAATGAAAAGCGGTATGTGGGGCAACAATGCGGAGATTCTCCTCATAGCGGATCATTCTTTTACCAATTTTAGTTTGAACATATATCCAGGCGATAAGATTTGGTTTTCTGGTACACTGTTAAACAGTGGCTTAGAAGAAGAGTCTTTACTTGGTGGTTCAGAACCTCACATTGGATTAGAGGAAATTGGTTGCCTCGCTTGTCATTCTACCCATTTAAAATCTCAGAAACGCTATAATTATCATATAACGTTCAGTTCGACGTTAAGTGATCTTTATTTAGGCGTAAAAACTGTTTTAAATTTTCTGTTCAATCCTATCGTGATGTTCAAATAA
- the wfs1 gene encoding wolframin ER transmembrane glycoprotein wfs1 isoform X1 produces the protein MAGIVPLSGRSGRKQWTLHDGPRGSLRRLRSQLAEDGCPESQVVLAKQLLEERCDLDVDKEENAKLGVYWLTKASEQGNLEATDILRKCLATGRGITEHNYYDVKNCLDMTQDEKLARRAAREMFTSLSNGEDFITTEQLQRRMRDLGSNSSNASYSGSHNILHSNSQKDLNDSLNDKFPKNGLPEGSVPKKDEEKENDVHDWMDHRGEKLTEAALVSAAASYARGMLPIVSHALCMVDSSQMVLDTIPLLQRPLMHPFASLKRLYIWLIETLGQRGMSIKKILFTSNVHILLLLLLYSLFGTESLILFIPMALYYLSFVVMVIATFQMLQRKREFNNFRVWSGLFLSYSGGNLNPEEAEYQFCCNNLKPYGHFFLALLLNLMTYPIIAHQWTPQSEFTIIAVALTLVTLLNFVWKDSSKVPDLLALFSFGVHVLAKYPYETDIVVAQGWRFLDIRVPTFASYVVGNGIEFCLNFRAVFYLLIPAVFAKMAARDNWRGTYQTLIPHCVSLSWWQIAIFSSQGATWYGLIRGALALVGMVLFLPLAGLASVILPIVAAAKYLSESDLAMRIAVTALLGGMPFLASWYVKKTRAPKFNWIITVVQLFMGVGAGMFLSWPLIMEYKQESDAYEVISTLSWEQYQNHCHQPAWEELSSKAQVQIQCADLEGIFISWEGYVTNIKLKSIKNNIAVIFDKLPENVRNTVSCMYGEPYLNSCESSDHVRQENCKQFARIQKRKNKCHFPAWNRYEFEITVKMKSGMWGNNAEILLIADHSFTNFSLNIYPGDKIWFSGTLLNSGLEEESLLGGSEPHIGLEEIGCLACHSTHLKSQKRYNYHITFSSTLSDLYLGVKTVLNFLFNPIVMFK, from the exons ATGGCTGGTATTGTTCCATTGTCTGGTAGATCTGGCAGAAAACAATGGACACTACACG ATGGACCACGAGGTTCTCTTAGAAGATTACGGTCTCAGCTGGCTGAAGATGGCTGTCCTGAATCTCAAGTAGTTTTAGCTAAACAACTTTTGGAAGAAAGATGTG ACCTAGATgttgataaagaagaaaatgcaaaattagGTGTATATTGGCTAACAAAAGCTTCAGAACAAGGAAACTTGGAAGCAACAGACATTCTTAGAAAATGCTTAGCTACTGGTCGTGGTATTACAGAACATAATTATTATGATGTAAAAAATTGCCTGGATATGACTCAAGATGAAAAACTAGCCAGAAGAGCAGCCAGAGAAATGTTTACTag TCTTTCAAATGGTGAAGATTTTATCACAACAGAGCAGCTACAAAGACGTATGAGGGATTTAGGATCAAATTCATCTAATGCAAGTTATTCTGGTTCCCATAATATCTTGCACAGTAACTCACAAAAGGATCTGAACGACTCTCTAAATGATAAGTTTCCCAAAAATGGTCTTCCTGAAGGTTCAGTACCtaaaaaagatgaagaaaaagaaaatgatgtcCATG ATTGGATGGATCACAGAGGAGAGAAACTCACAGAAGCAGCTCTGGTTTCTGCTGCTGCTAGTTATGCTCGCGGTATGCTTCCAATTGTTTCACATGCTCTGTGTATGGTAGACTCATCTCAAATGGTATTAGATACTATACCGTTACTACAAAGGCCTCTTATGCATCCTTTTGCATCTCTAAAACGTCTTTATATTTGGTTGATAGAAACGTTAGGTCAAAGAGGAATGtcgattaaaaaaattctttttacatcgaatgtacatatattgttGTTACTTTTACTATATTCGTTGTTTGGCACAGAAAGCCTCATACTTTTTATACCAATGGCTCTATACTATTTATCTTTCGTAGTGATGGTTATCGCTACTTTTCAAATGTTACAACGAAAACgcgaatttaataatttccgCGTTTGGTCTGGTTTGTTTCTCAGTTACTCCGGTGGTAATTTAAATCCTGAAGAAGCAGAATACCAATTTTGTTGCAATAATCTGAAACCCTATGGTCATTTCTTCCTTGctttacttttaaatttaatgACCTATCCCATCATAGCGCATCAGTGGACACCACAGTCAGAATTTACCATCATAGCGGTCGCGTTAACGTTAGTGACGCTGTTGAATTTCGTGTGGAAAGATTCATCTAAGGTTCCAGATCTTTTAGCTCTGTTTAGTTTCGGTGTTCATGTTCTTGCAAAATATCCATACGAAACCGATATCGTAGTCGCACAGGGCTGGAGATTCTTAGACATAAGAGTACCAACGTTTGCTTCTTACGTCGTCGGTAATGGTattgaattttgtttaaattttcgtGCCGTGTTCTATCTTTTAATTCCAGCGGTGTTTGCAAAAATGGCTGCTAGGGATAATTGGCGAGGAACTTATCAAACGTTAATACCTCATTGCGTTAGTTTAAGTTGGTGGCAAATAGCGATATTTAGTTCTCAAGGTGCAACATGGTATGGCTTAATTAGAGGTGCTCTCGCTTTAGTCGGTATGGTTCTCTTTTTGCCACTCGCTGGTTTGGCGTCTGTTATTTTACCAATTGTTGCTGCTGCCAAGTATTTATCGGAAAGCGATTTAGCAATGAGGATAGCTGTGACCGCTTTATTGGGAGGAATGCCATTTCTTGCCTCGTGGTATGTAAAGAAAACTCGAGCTCCAAAATTCAATTGGATCATCACTGTTGTCCAG TTATTCATGGGTGTCGGCGCTGGTATGTTTTTATCCTGGCCATTGATAATGGAGTATAAACAAGAATCTGATGCCTATGAAGTTATTTCTACCCTTTCATGGGAACAGTATCAGAACCATTGTCATCAACCTGCATGGGAAGAATTATCATCCAAGGCCCAGGTGCAAATTCAGTGTGCGGATTTAGAAGgaatatttatctcatgggaaggttacgtaacgaatattaaattaaaatcgataaaaaataatattgcagTGATATTTGATAAACTACCTGAGAACGTTAGAAACACAGTCAGTTGTATGTACGGCGAGCCGTATTTAAACTCTTGCGAATCGAGCGATCATGTACGACAGGAAAATTGTAAACAGTTTGCGCGGATTCAGAAACGGAAAAATAAATGTCATTTCCCCGCGTGGAATCGGTATGAATTTGAAATTACGGTGAAAATGAAAAGCGGTATGTGGGGCAACAATGCGGAGATTCTCCTCATAGCGGATCATTCTTTTACCAATTTTAGTTTGAACATATATCCAGGCGATAAGATTTGGTTTTCTGGTACACTGTTAAACAGTGGCTTAGAAGAAGAGTCTTTACTTGGTGGTTCAGAACCTCACATTGGATTAGAGGAAATTGGTTGCCTCGCTTGTCATTCTACCCATTTAAAATCTCAGAAACGCTATAATTATCATATAACGTTCAGTTCGACGTTAAGTGATCTTTATTTAGGCGTAAAAACTGTTTTAAATTTTCTGTTCAATCCTATCGTGATGTTCAAATAA